The following are encoded together in the Phyllopteryx taeniolatus isolate TA_2022b chromosome 21, UOR_Ptae_1.2, whole genome shotgun sequence genome:
- the LOC133471380 gene encoding zinc finger protein 516-like isoform X2, which produces METKARREEEASPKDAETEEDATSGHTCGVCGRSFPLLSSLSQHMRRHTREKPYKCPYCDHRTAQKGTLKAHIRSHKLGLFGLSDQQAEEEIPDTPETVKKKPNKKKAKDLEPECLDAGPFSCSICAQDFAQAPLLKSHMKRHRSAQDHGCRICGRRFRQAWFLQSHMRIHRVKAQLRGGKSDEPPATVNGVPQDPAALANDECLYELCGNCGHFFTDSKTLRLHERLHRHSHNAPQDLEACQLTKNRFLESLNLTRVAPKEAQAERNLGRRIPELDPLCSYQAWQLATRGRLAEAGEKCIGWEERLADADVAYDTAKGEYVSAKPEKKRKPIDVPASSAKKKKGDTVLEQAAKAALDKKSCQKERILLNGLGQAFYEALQHRTIRDKEGSRNQEQDDEKPLLCEHCDFHTADASLLRAHVRAQHQDGKQSAASDNLAGQNSCKASKYVDYLRKRSALLCQPYWNPYPGLPGELNIKTETSSDGEARTGSSLGSLLNLSSLADNKGHDWVQKESLLRHQCPYCSHATCYPEVLWIHQRVSHRVGSGSSAAPKWAPFANGIRTPKTSPWRRTGPPPFLEGKDCPALPAPRSHRTQPPAGSSIKQAAAKSQSGAKSKPQAKDTKAPDSRGRVKSEQKRAAQSASKASSSGKSVSGRTATEGTFPKEGLGFMLSHGGASSDSARHRPRRLPSPSPKGADLWAAMSMWGHRAYFEPLLYPQAKPDAAVADPPPEFDVVSLLKSYSPHELAALYQHWGFVEPRLEPQVLRLNGHFENEVHSSSEASKQVTSRSTSTSGSLHKGT; this is translated from the exons ATGGAGACCAAAGCGAGGCGGGAGGAGGAAGCGTCGCCGAAAGACGCCGAGACGGAGGAAGATGCCACTTCGGGCCACACGTGCGGCGTGTGCGGCCGCAGCTTCCCGCTCCTCAGCTCGCTGTCGCAGCACATGCGGCGGCACACCCGCGAGAAGCCGTACAAATGCCCGTACTGCGACCACAGGACGGCACAGAAGGGAACCCTCAAGGCACATATCCGGAGCCACAAGTTGGGCCTGTTCGGCCTCAGCGACCAACAGGCGGAAGAGGAGATACCGGACACTCCCGAGACTGTAAAGAAGAAACCAAAcaagaaaaaagcaaaagattTAGAGCCTGAGTGCTTGGACGCCGGGCCCTTTTCCTGCAGCATCTGCGCCCAAGACTTTGCCCAGGCGCCATTACTCAAGTCGCACATGAAGCGGCACCGCAGCGCGCAGGACCACGGCTGTCGCATCTGTGGCCGCCGCTTCCGCCAGGCGTGGTTCCTGCAGAGCCACATGCGCATCCACCGGGTCAAAGCGCAGTTGCGGGGCGGCAAGAGCGACGAGCCGCCCGCCACCGTCAACGGCGTGCCGCAGGACCCCGCTGCGCTCGCCAACGACGAGTGCCTCTACGAGCTTTGCGGTAACTGCGGCCACTTCTTCACAGACAGCAAAACCTTGCGCCTACATGAAAGGTTACACAGACACAGCCACAATGCACCGCAAGACCTCGAGGCCTGTCAGCTGACTAAAAACCGGTTTTTGGAAAGCCTAAACCTTACCCGCGTCGCACCGAAGGAAGCCCAAGCGGAAAGAAATCTGGGCCGGAGAATTCCAGAGCTGGATCCACTGTGCAGCTACCAGGCTTGGCAATTAGCCACAAGGGGGCGACTGGCGGAAGCCGGCGAGAAATGCATCGGCTGGGAGGAACGACTCGCTGACGCCGACGTGGCGTACGACACGGCGAAGGGTGAATACGTCTCCGCCAAGCcggagaagaagaggaagccCATCGACGTGCCCGCTTCCAGCGCTAAGAAGAAGAAGGGCGACACCGTTCTCGAGCAAGCTGCCAAGGCCGCCTTGGACAAGAAGAGTTGCCAGAAAGAGCGCATCTTGCTGAACGGACTTGGGCAAGCCTTTTACGAGGCGCTGCAACACAGAACGATCAGAGACAAAGAAGGCAGCAGGAATCAGGAGCAGGATG ATGAAAAGCCTCTCTTGTGCGAGCACTGTGACTTCCACACTGCGGACGCCTCACTACTCAGGGCTCACGTGCGCGCGCAGCACCAGGACGGCAAACAGAGCGCGGCGTCGGACAACCTGGCCGGGCAAAATAGCTGCAAGGCCTCCAAGTACGTGGACTACCTCCGGAAAAGGAGCGCGCTACTTTGTCAGCCATATTGGAACCCCTACCCCGGCTTGCCCGGTGAACTGAACATTAAAACGGAGACGTCCAGTGACGGCGAGGCGAGGACGGGCAGCTCTTTAGGGAGTCTTCTCAACTTGTCGTCACTAGCGGACAATAAAGGACATGACTGGGTTCAAAAAGAAAGCCTGCTGAGGCATCAGTGTCCGTATTGTTCCCACGCCACCTGCTACCCCGAGGTGCTGTGGATCCATCAGCGGGTGTCGCATAGGGTGGGCAGCGGCAGCTCCGCGGCCCCCAAGTGGGCGCCGTTCGCTAACGGCATTCGGACTCCGAAGACCTCCCCGTGGAGGCGCACGGGACCCCCGCCCTTCCTCGAAGGGAAAGACTGCCCGGCGTTGCCCGCGCCCAGAAGCCACCGCACACAACCGCCAGCTGGCAGCAGCATCAAGCAGGCGGCCGCTAAGAGCCAATCAGGTGCCAAGTCCAAGCCTCAGGCAAAGGACACGAAAGCTCCGGATTCACGCGGGAGGGTGAAGTCAGAGCAGAAACGCGCGGCGCAGAGTGCCAGCAAAGCGAGCTCGTCCGGCAAAAGTGTCTCCGGGAGAACCGCGACGGAGGGAACCTTTCCAAAGGAGGGCCTCGGCTTCATGTTGAGTCACGGCGGGGCGTCTTCCGACTCGGCTCGACACCGCCCCCGTAGGCTCCCCTCGCCGAGTCCCAAAGGGGCTGACCTCTGGGCCGCCATGAGCATGTGGGGCCACCGGGCTTACTTCGAACCGCTGCTTTACCCTCAGGCCAAGCCTGACGCCGCAGTCGCGGACCCCCCCCCGGAATTTGACGTGGTGAGCCTCCTGAAGAGTTACAGTCCGCACGAGCTGGCGGCTCTTTACCAGCACTGGGGATTTGTGGAGCCCAGGTTGGAACCGCAGG TGTTGCGGCTCAACggccattttgaaaatgaagtcCATTCCTCCTCTGAAGCTTCCAAACAA GTgaccagccgctccacttccacCTCAGGGTCTCTCCATAAAGGAACGTGA
- the LOC133471380 gene encoding zinc finger protein 516-like isoform X1, whose amino-acid sequence METKARREEEASPKDAETEEDATSGHTCGVCGRSFPLLSSLSQHMRRHTREKPYKCPYCDHRTAQKGTLKAHIRSHKLGLFGLSDQQAEEEIPDTPETVKKKPNKKKAKDLEPECLDAGPFSCSICAQDFAQAPLLKSHMKRHRSAQDHGCRICGRRFRQAWFLQSHMRIHRVKAQLRGGKSDEPPATVNGVPQDPAALANDECLYELCGNCGHFFTDSKTLRLHERLHRHSHNAPQDLEACQLTKNRFLESLNLTRVAPKEAQAERNLGRRIPELDPLCSYQAWQLATRGRLAEAGEKCIGWEERLADADVAYDTAKGEYVSAKPEKKRKPIDVPASSAKKKKGDTVLEQAAKAALDKKSCQKERILLNGLGQAFYEALQHRTIRDKEGSRNQEQDDEKPLLCEHCDFHTADASLLRAHVRAQHQDGKQSAASDNLAGQNSCKASKYVDYLRKRSALLCQPYWNPYPGLPGELNIKTETSSDGEARTGSSLGSLLNLSSLADNKGHDWVQKESLLRHQCPYCSHATCYPEVLWIHQRVSHRVGSGSSAAPKWAPFANGIRTPKTSPWRRTGPPPFLEGKDCPALPAPRSHRTQPPAGSSIKQAAAKSQSGAKSKPQAKDTKAPDSRGRVKSEQKRAAQSASKASSSGKSVSGRTATEGTFPKEGLGFMLSHGGASSDSARHRPRRLPSPSPKGADLWAAMSMWGHRAYFEPLLYPQAKPDAAVADPPPEFDVVSLLKSYSPHELAALYQHWGFVEPRLEPQAVLRLNGHFENEVHSSSEASKQVTSRSTSTSGSLHKGT is encoded by the exons ATGGAGACCAAAGCGAGGCGGGAGGAGGAAGCGTCGCCGAAAGACGCCGAGACGGAGGAAGATGCCACTTCGGGCCACACGTGCGGCGTGTGCGGCCGCAGCTTCCCGCTCCTCAGCTCGCTGTCGCAGCACATGCGGCGGCACACCCGCGAGAAGCCGTACAAATGCCCGTACTGCGACCACAGGACGGCACAGAAGGGAACCCTCAAGGCACATATCCGGAGCCACAAGTTGGGCCTGTTCGGCCTCAGCGACCAACAGGCGGAAGAGGAGATACCGGACACTCCCGAGACTGTAAAGAAGAAACCAAAcaagaaaaaagcaaaagattTAGAGCCTGAGTGCTTGGACGCCGGGCCCTTTTCCTGCAGCATCTGCGCCCAAGACTTTGCCCAGGCGCCATTACTCAAGTCGCACATGAAGCGGCACCGCAGCGCGCAGGACCACGGCTGTCGCATCTGTGGCCGCCGCTTCCGCCAGGCGTGGTTCCTGCAGAGCCACATGCGCATCCACCGGGTCAAAGCGCAGTTGCGGGGCGGCAAGAGCGACGAGCCGCCCGCCACCGTCAACGGCGTGCCGCAGGACCCCGCTGCGCTCGCCAACGACGAGTGCCTCTACGAGCTTTGCGGTAACTGCGGCCACTTCTTCACAGACAGCAAAACCTTGCGCCTACATGAAAGGTTACACAGACACAGCCACAATGCACCGCAAGACCTCGAGGCCTGTCAGCTGACTAAAAACCGGTTTTTGGAAAGCCTAAACCTTACCCGCGTCGCACCGAAGGAAGCCCAAGCGGAAAGAAATCTGGGCCGGAGAATTCCAGAGCTGGATCCACTGTGCAGCTACCAGGCTTGGCAATTAGCCACAAGGGGGCGACTGGCGGAAGCCGGCGAGAAATGCATCGGCTGGGAGGAACGACTCGCTGACGCCGACGTGGCGTACGACACGGCGAAGGGTGAATACGTCTCCGCCAAGCcggagaagaagaggaagccCATCGACGTGCCCGCTTCCAGCGCTAAGAAGAAGAAGGGCGACACCGTTCTCGAGCAAGCTGCCAAGGCCGCCTTGGACAAGAAGAGTTGCCAGAAAGAGCGCATCTTGCTGAACGGACTTGGGCAAGCCTTTTACGAGGCGCTGCAACACAGAACGATCAGAGACAAAGAAGGCAGCAGGAATCAGGAGCAGGATG ATGAAAAGCCTCTCTTGTGCGAGCACTGTGACTTCCACACTGCGGACGCCTCACTACTCAGGGCTCACGTGCGCGCGCAGCACCAGGACGGCAAACAGAGCGCGGCGTCGGACAACCTGGCCGGGCAAAATAGCTGCAAGGCCTCCAAGTACGTGGACTACCTCCGGAAAAGGAGCGCGCTACTTTGTCAGCCATATTGGAACCCCTACCCCGGCTTGCCCGGTGAACTGAACATTAAAACGGAGACGTCCAGTGACGGCGAGGCGAGGACGGGCAGCTCTTTAGGGAGTCTTCTCAACTTGTCGTCACTAGCGGACAATAAAGGACATGACTGGGTTCAAAAAGAAAGCCTGCTGAGGCATCAGTGTCCGTATTGTTCCCACGCCACCTGCTACCCCGAGGTGCTGTGGATCCATCAGCGGGTGTCGCATAGGGTGGGCAGCGGCAGCTCCGCGGCCCCCAAGTGGGCGCCGTTCGCTAACGGCATTCGGACTCCGAAGACCTCCCCGTGGAGGCGCACGGGACCCCCGCCCTTCCTCGAAGGGAAAGACTGCCCGGCGTTGCCCGCGCCCAGAAGCCACCGCACACAACCGCCAGCTGGCAGCAGCATCAAGCAGGCGGCCGCTAAGAGCCAATCAGGTGCCAAGTCCAAGCCTCAGGCAAAGGACACGAAAGCTCCGGATTCACGCGGGAGGGTGAAGTCAGAGCAGAAACGCGCGGCGCAGAGTGCCAGCAAAGCGAGCTCGTCCGGCAAAAGTGTCTCCGGGAGAACCGCGACGGAGGGAACCTTTCCAAAGGAGGGCCTCGGCTTCATGTTGAGTCACGGCGGGGCGTCTTCCGACTCGGCTCGACACCGCCCCCGTAGGCTCCCCTCGCCGAGTCCCAAAGGGGCTGACCTCTGGGCCGCCATGAGCATGTGGGGCCACCGGGCTTACTTCGAACCGCTGCTTTACCCTCAGGCCAAGCCTGACGCCGCAGTCGCGGACCCCCCCCCGGAATTTGACGTGGTGAGCCTCCTGAAGAGTTACAGTCCGCACGAGCTGGCGGCTCTTTACCAGCACTGGGGATTTGTGGAGCCCAGGTTGGAACCGCAGG CAGTGTTGCGGCTCAACggccattttgaaaatgaagtcCATTCCTCCTCTGAAGCTTCCAAACAA GTgaccagccgctccacttccacCTCAGGGTCTCTCCATAAAGGAACGTGA